In the Klebsiella aerogenes KCTC 2190 genome, one interval contains:
- the nrdH gene encoding glutaredoxin-like protein NrdH translates to MRIIIYTRNDCVQCHATKRAMESRGFAFDMVNIDQHPEAIDMLREQGFQQLPVVMAGETRWSGFRPDMINRLRPTAATASL, encoded by the coding sequence ATGCGCATTATTATTTACACTCGAAATGACTGCGTGCAATGCCATGCCACCAAACGCGCGATGGAGAGCCGCGGTTTCGCCTTCGATATGGTCAACATCGACCAACACCCTGAAGCCATCGACATGCTGCGCGAGCAGGGATTCCAGCAATTACCGGTGGTGATGGCCGGGGAAACCCGCTGGTCCGGCTTCCGCCCGGATATGATTAATCGCCTGCGTCCCACCGCGGCTACGGCCAGCCTATGA
- the nrdI gene encoding class Ib ribonucleoside-diphosphate reductase assembly flavoprotein NrdI, with the protein MSLIVYFSSSSENTHRFVQRLALPAVRIPLNERERIQVDEPYILIVPSYGGGGTAGAVPRQAIRFLNDPHNRRLIRGVIAAGNRNFGEAYGRAGEVIAQKCGVPYLYRFELMGTQQDVDNVRKGVSEFWQRQPQNV; encoded by the coding sequence ATGAGCCTGATCGTCTACTTCTCCAGCAGCTCGGAAAATACGCATCGCTTTGTGCAGCGTCTGGCGCTGCCTGCCGTGCGCATCCCGCTCAACGAGCGCGAGCGAATTCAGGTAGACGAACCCTATATTCTCATCGTCCCCAGCTACGGCGGCGGCGGGACGGCAGGCGCCGTGCCGCGCCAGGCGATCCGCTTTTTAAACGACCCGCATAATCGCCGGCTGATTCGCGGCGTGATCGCCGCCGGTAACCGTAACTTCGGCGAGGCCTATGGCCGGGCGGGAGAGGTCATCGCGCAGAAATGCGGCGTGCCGTATCTGTATCGTTTTGAGCTGATGGGTACCCAGCAAGATGTCGACAACGTGCGTAAAGGAGTAAGCGAATTTTGGCAACGACAACCGCAGAACGTGTAA
- the nrdE gene encoding class 1b ribonucleoside-diphosphate reductase subunit alpha gives MATTTAERVTAGASDFHALNAMLNLYDSNGRIPLEKDQQAVEAFIHNHVRPNSVPFAGLEEKLQWLSDEGYYDPAVLARYERRFVLALFAHAHQHGFRFRTFLGAWKFYTSYALRTFDGKRYLEHFADRACMVALTLAQGDETLARQLADEILAGRFQPATPTFLNAGKQQRGELVSCFLLRIEDNMESIGRAVNSALQLSKRGGGVAFLLSNLREAGAPIKRIENQSSGVVPVMKMLEDAFSYANQLGARQGAGAVYLHAHHPDILRFLDTKRENADEKIRIKTLSLGVVIPDITFQLAKEDAQMALFSPYDVERLYGKAFGDIAVSEMYAQLVADDRVRKRWIRARDLFQRLAEIQFESGYPYIMFEDTVNRANPIAGRINMSNLCSEILQVNSASTFDENLDYATVGEDISCNLGSLNIAHAMDSPDFARTVEVAVRGLTAVSDMSDIRSVPSVAAGNAASHAIGLGQMNLHGYLAREGIAYGSPEGLDFTNLYFYTVTWHALRTSMAMARERGVRFAGFEQSRYASGDYFQQYLQGDWQPKTTTVRELFARAGITLPDREMWRQLRDDVMRYGIYNRNLQAIPPTGSISYINHATSSIHPIVAKIEIRKEGKTGRVYYPAPFMTNDNLALYQDAWEIGPQKIIDTYAEATRHVDQGLSLTLFFPDTATTRDINKAQIYAWKKGIKTLYYIRLRQLALEGTEIEGCVSCAL, from the coding sequence TTGGCAACGACAACCGCAGAACGTGTAACCGCCGGGGCGTCTGATTTCCACGCCCTCAATGCGATGCTGAATTTATACGACAGCAACGGCCGTATTCCCCTGGAAAAGGACCAACAGGCGGTCGAAGCATTTATCCATAATCACGTGCGTCCCAACAGCGTACCGTTCGCCGGGCTGGAGGAGAAACTGCAATGGCTGAGCGACGAAGGTTATTACGATCCGGCAGTGCTGGCCCGCTATGAGCGACGTTTCGTACTGGCCCTCTTCGCCCACGCGCATCAACACGGTTTTCGCTTCCGTACTTTCCTCGGCGCGTGGAAGTTCTACACCAGCTATGCCTTACGTACTTTCGACGGCAAACGCTACCTGGAGCATTTCGCCGACCGCGCCTGCATGGTGGCGCTAACCCTGGCCCAGGGTGATGAAACCCTGGCGCGACAGCTGGCCGATGAGATCCTCGCCGGGCGCTTTCAGCCAGCGACGCCGACCTTCCTCAACGCCGGTAAACAGCAGCGCGGCGAGCTGGTCTCCTGCTTCCTGCTGCGTATCGAAGATAATATGGAGTCGATCGGTCGGGCGGTGAACTCCGCCCTGCAGCTGTCAAAACGCGGCGGCGGCGTGGCGTTCCTGCTCTCCAACCTGCGCGAAGCGGGCGCGCCGATTAAACGTATCGAAAACCAATCCTCCGGGGTGGTGCCGGTGATGAAAATGCTGGAAGACGCCTTCTCATACGCCAACCAGCTGGGAGCGCGTCAGGGAGCCGGCGCGGTTTACCTTCACGCCCATCACCCCGATATTTTGCGTTTCCTCGATACCAAGCGGGAAAACGCGGATGAGAAGATCCGCATTAAAACCCTGTCGCTGGGGGTAGTCATTCCGGATATCACCTTCCAGCTGGCGAAAGAAGACGCGCAGATGGCGCTGTTCTCGCCCTATGACGTTGAGCGACTGTACGGCAAAGCCTTTGGCGATATCGCCGTCAGCGAGATGTATGCGCAACTGGTGGCCGACGACCGCGTTCGTAAACGCTGGATCCGCGCCCGCGATCTGTTCCAGCGGCTGGCGGAAATTCAGTTTGAATCCGGCTATCCGTACATCATGTTCGAGGATACGGTGAACCGCGCCAATCCGATCGCCGGGCGCATTAATATGAGCAACCTGTGCTCGGAGATCCTGCAGGTCAACAGCGCCTCCACCTTTGACGAAAATCTCGATTACGCCACCGTTGGCGAGGACATCTCCTGCAACCTCGGCTCGCTGAATATCGCCCACGCTATGGATTCGCCGGACTTCGCCCGCACCGTCGAAGTAGCGGTTCGCGGCCTGACGGCGGTCTCCGATATGAGCGATATCCGCTCGGTGCCATCGGTGGCGGCGGGTAATGCCGCATCGCACGCCATCGGCCTTGGCCAGATGAACCTGCACGGCTATTTGGCCCGCGAGGGGATCGCCTACGGCAGCCCGGAGGGGCTGGACTTCACTAATCTCTATTTCTACACCGTCACCTGGCACGCCCTGCGCACCTCTATGGCAATGGCGCGCGAGCGTGGCGTGCGTTTTGCCGGGTTTGAGCAGTCGCGTTACGCCAGCGGCGACTATTTCCAGCAGTATTTGCAGGGTGACTGGCAGCCGAAAACCACCACGGTGCGCGAACTGTTCGCCCGTGCGGGGATTACCCTGCCCGATCGTGAGATGTGGCGCCAGCTACGCGACGACGTGATGCGCTACGGTATTTATAACCGCAATTTGCAGGCGATCCCGCCGACCGGTTCGATCTCTTACATCAATCATGCCACCTCCAGCATTCATCCGATTGTGGCGAAAATCGAGATCCGTAAAGAAGGTAAAACCGGCCGCGTGTACTATCCGGCGCCGTTTATGACTAACGACAATCTGGCGCTGTATCAGGATGCCTGGGAAATTGGCCCGCAAAAAATTATCGATACCTATGCTGAAGCCACGCGACATGTCGATCAAGGGCTGTCGCTGACGCTGTTCTTCCCGGATACCGCCACCACGCGCGATATCAACAAAGCGCAAATTTACGCGTGGAAGAAAGGTATCAAGACGCTGTATTACATTCGCCTGCGCCAGCTGGCGCTGGAAGGTACCGAAATCGAAGGCTGCGTGTCCTGCGCGCTGTAA
- the nrdF gene encoding class 1b ribonucleoside-diphosphate reductase subunit beta, translating to MTHLSRISAINWNKIEDDKDLEVWNRLTSNFWLPEKVPLSNDIPHWQTLTAQEQQLTIRVFTGLTLLDTIQNSVGAPALMTDALTPHEEAVLSNISFMEAVHARSYSSIFSTLCQSKDVDAAYAWSEENAPLQRKAQLMLNYYQADEPLKKKIASVFLESFLFYSGFWLPMHFSSRGKLTNTADLIRLIIRDEAVHGYYIGYKYQKGLEIVSAAKREELKNFAFDLLMDLYDNELAYTRELYADSPWLDDVNAFLCYNANKALMNLGYEALFPAEMAAVNPAILAALSPNADENHDFFSGSGSSYVMGKTEATADDDWDF from the coding sequence ATGACCCATTTATCGCGCATCAGCGCCATTAACTGGAATAAAATCGAGGATGATAAAGACCTCGAAGTGTGGAACCGGCTGACCAGTAATTTCTGGTTGCCGGAGAAAGTGCCGCTGTCCAACGACATTCCGCACTGGCAGACCCTGACGGCTCAGGAGCAGCAGTTGACCATCCGCGTCTTTACCGGGCTGACGCTGCTCGACACCATCCAGAATAGCGTCGGCGCCCCGGCGTTGATGACCGACGCTCTCACTCCACATGAAGAGGCGGTGCTGTCGAACATTAGCTTTATGGAGGCGGTGCACGCCCGCTCCTATAGTTCGATATTCTCGACCCTGTGCCAGAGCAAAGATGTCGATGCCGCCTACGCCTGGAGCGAGGAGAACGCTCCGCTACAGCGCAAAGCGCAGTTGATGCTCAATTACTACCAGGCCGATGAGCCGCTGAAGAAAAAAATCGCCAGCGTGTTCCTCGAATCTTTCCTCTTCTATTCGGGGTTCTGGTTGCCGATGCATTTTTCCAGCCGCGGCAAGCTGACCAATACCGCCGATTTAATCCGCCTGATTATTCGCGACGAAGCGGTGCACGGTTACTATATTGGCTATAAATATCAAAAAGGGCTGGAAATCGTCAGCGCCGCGAAGCGTGAGGAGTTGAAAAATTTCGCCTTTGATCTGCTGATGGATCTATACGATAACGAATTGGCTTATACCCGCGAACTGTATGCCGACAGCCCGTGGCTTGACGACGTCAACGCGTTCCTCTGTTACAACGCCAATAAAGCATTGATGAACCTTGGCTATGAGGCGCTATTCCCGGCGGAAATGGCCGCCGTGAACCCGGCAATTCTTGCGGCGCTGTCGCCAAACGCCGATGAAAACCACGACTTTTTCTCCGGCTCCGGTTCTTCTTACGTCATGGGTAAAACTGAAGCGACCGCCGACGACGATTGGGACTTTTAA
- the proV gene encoding glycine betaine/L-proline ABC transporter ATP-binding protein ProV encodes MAIKLEIKNLYKIFGEHPQRAFKYIEKGLTKEQILEKTGLSLGVKDASLAIEEGEIFVIMGLSGSGKSTMVRLLNRLIEPTRGQVLIDGVDIAKISDAELREVRRKKIAMVFQSFALMPHMNVLNNTAFGMELAGVSAEERQQKALDALRQVGLENYAHAYPDELSGGMRQRVGLARALAINPDILLMDEAFSALDPLIRTEMQDELTKLQAKHQRTIVFISHDLDEAMRIGDRIAIMQNGEVVQIGTPDEILNNPANDYVRTFFRGVDISQVFSAKDIARRSPVGLIRKTPGFGPRSALKLLQDEDREYGYVIERGNKFVGIVSIDSLKSALSENQGLDAALIDSPQAVEAQTPLSDLLSHVGQAPCAVPVVDEGHQYLGIISKRMLLQALDREGANNG; translated from the coding sequence ATGGCAATTAAATTAGAAATCAAGAATCTCTATAAGATATTTGGCGAGCACCCGCAACGCGCGTTCAAATATATTGAAAAAGGACTTACCAAAGAGCAAATACTGGAAAAAACGGGGCTATCGCTTGGCGTTAAAGACGCCAGTCTGGCCATTGAAGAAGGCGAGATATTCGTCATCATGGGACTTTCCGGTTCAGGGAAATCCACCATGGTTCGCCTTCTCAATCGCCTGATTGAACCCACCCGCGGACAGGTGCTGATTGACGGCGTCGATATCGCCAAAATCTCAGATGCCGAGCTTCGCGAGGTGCGCAGGAAAAAGATTGCGATGGTTTTCCAGTCATTCGCCCTGATGCCGCATATGAACGTGTTGAATAACACCGCGTTCGGTATGGAACTGGCCGGCGTTTCCGCCGAAGAGCGCCAGCAGAAAGCGCTGGATGCGCTACGTCAGGTGGGGCTGGAAAATTACGCCCACGCCTATCCCGACGAACTTTCCGGCGGGATGCGCCAGCGCGTCGGCTTAGCCCGCGCATTAGCGATCAACCCCGATATTCTGCTCATGGATGAGGCCTTCTCAGCGCTTGATCCGTTAATTCGTACTGAAATGCAGGATGAGCTCACCAAATTACAGGCAAAGCATCAACGTACCATTGTCTTTATTTCCCACGACCTTGATGAAGCTATGCGTATTGGCGATCGTATTGCCATTATGCAAAATGGCGAAGTGGTGCAAATTGGCACGCCAGACGAAATTCTGAATAACCCGGCGAATGATTACGTTCGTACTTTCTTCCGCGGCGTCGATATTAGCCAGGTATTTAGCGCTAAAGATATTGCCCGCCGTAGCCCGGTTGGCCTGATTCGTAAAACTCCCGGTTTCGGCCCGCGTTCGGCGCTGAAATTATTGCAGGATGAAGACCGTGAATATGGCTACGTCATTGAACGCGGTAATAAGTTTGTCGGCATTGTCTCCATCGACTCTCTGAAAAGCGCGCTGAGCGAAAATCAGGGGCTCGATGCGGCGTTAATTGACTCCCCGCAGGCGGTGGAGGCACAAACGCCGCTCAGCGACCTGCTCTCCCACGTTGGCCAGGCGCCGTGCGCCGTCCCGGTGGTGGATGAAGGACACCAGTATCTCGGCATTATTTCAAAACGCATGCTGCTACAGGCTTTAGATCGCGAGGGGGCAAACAATGGCTGA
- the proW gene encoding glycine betaine/L-proline ABC transporter permease ProW, with translation MADQSNPWDTAAPADNAAQSADAWGNPTPAPADGGGADWLNSAPAPQPEHFNIMDPFHKTLIPLDSWVTHAIDWIVLHFRPLFQGIRVPVDYILSAFQQLLLGMPAPVAIILFALIAWQISSVGMGIATLISLVAIGAIGAWSQAMVTLALVLTALLFCMIIGLPLGIWLARSPRAAKIIRPLLDAMQTTPAFVYLVPIVMLFGIGNVPGVVVTIIFALPPIVRLTILGINQVPADLIEASRSFGASPRQLLFKVQLPLAMPTIMAGVNQTLMLALSMVVIASMIAVGGLGQMVLRGIGRLDMGLASVGGVGIVILAIILDRLTQAVGRDSRSRGNRRWYTTGPLGLITRPFCK, from the coding sequence ATGGCTGATCAATCAAACCCATGGGATACCGCAGCGCCAGCGGATAACGCGGCGCAGTCTGCCGACGCCTGGGGCAATCCAACACCCGCGCCCGCTGACGGCGGCGGCGCCGACTGGCTTAACAGCGCGCCTGCGCCGCAGCCAGAACATTTCAATATTATGGATCCGTTCCATAAAACGCTGATCCCGCTCGATAGCTGGGTTACCCACGCCATCGACTGGATCGTGCTGCACTTCCGTCCCCTGTTCCAGGGGATCCGCGTGCCGGTGGATTATATTCTCAGCGCCTTCCAGCAACTGTTGCTGGGGATGCCGGCGCCGGTGGCGATTATTCTCTTCGCGCTGATCGCCTGGCAGATCTCCAGCGTCGGCATGGGTATCGCCACCCTGATCTCGCTGGTAGCCATCGGCGCTATCGGCGCATGGTCGCAGGCGATGGTCACCCTGGCGCTGGTGCTGACCGCGCTGCTGTTCTGCATGATAATCGGCCTGCCACTGGGGATCTGGCTGGCGCGTAGCCCGCGGGCGGCGAAAATCATCCGCCCGTTACTGGATGCGATGCAGACCACGCCGGCGTTCGTCTATCTGGTGCCGATCGTCATGCTGTTCGGTATCGGCAACGTTCCGGGCGTGGTGGTGACCATTATCTTCGCCCTGCCGCCAATTGTCCGCCTGACGATCCTTGGGATTAACCAGGTGCCGGCAGACCTCATTGAGGCCTCACGCTCCTTCGGCGCCAGCCCGCGCCAGCTGCTGTTCAAAGTCCAGCTGCCTCTGGCGATGCCGACCATCATGGCTGGCGTCAACCAGACGCTGATGCTGGCCCTGTCGATGGTCGTTATTGCCTCGATGATCGCCGTCGGCGGCCTCGGTCAAATGGTGCTGCGCGGTATTGGCCGACTGGATATGGGGCTGGCGAGCGTCGGCGGTGTCGGGATCGTTATCCTCGCGATTATCCTTGACCGCCTGACGCAGGCCGTCGGCCGCGATTCCCGTAGCCGCGGTAACCGCCGCTGGTACACCACCGGACCTCTGGGGCTGATTACCCGCCCTTTCTGTAAATAA
- the proX gene encoding glycine betaine/L-proline ABC transporter substrate-binding protein ProX, with translation MRHTTLLATAFTALVTTSAFAAELPGKGITVKPAQSTISEETFQTLLVSRALEKLGYNVEKPSEVDYNVAYTSIASGDATFIATNWQPLHDDMYAAAGGDKKFYREGTFVTGAAQGYLIDKKTAEQYHIKSIDQLKDPKIAKLFDTNGDGKADLTGCTPGWGCEAVINHQIDAYGLNNKVVHNQGNYAAMMADTIARYKEGKPILYYTWTPYWVSDVLKPGKDVVWLQVPFSSLPGEQKDIDTKLPNGVNYGFPVNTMHIVANKAWAEKNPAAAKLFSLMKLPIADINAENAMMHAGHASEADINGHVDGWIKAHQQLFDGWVKEALAAQK, from the coding sequence ATGCGACATACAACTCTCCTTGCCACAGCGTTTACCGCCCTCGTCACGACCAGCGCGTTTGCTGCCGAGCTGCCGGGTAAAGGCATCACCGTGAAACCGGCGCAGAGTACTATTTCCGAAGAAACCTTCCAGACGCTGCTGGTCAGCCGCGCGCTGGAGAAACTGGGCTATAACGTCGAAAAGCCGAGCGAGGTCGACTATAACGTCGCCTACACCTCCATCGCCTCTGGCGATGCCACCTTTATTGCCACCAACTGGCAACCGCTGCACGATGATATGTACGCGGCGGCGGGCGGCGATAAAAAATTCTACCGTGAAGGAACCTTCGTCACCGGCGCGGCGCAGGGCTATCTGATCGACAAGAAAACCGCCGAGCAGTACCACATTAAATCCATCGACCAGTTGAAAGATCCTAAGATCGCCAAACTGTTTGATACCAACGGCGATGGCAAAGCCGATCTCACCGGCTGTACCCCCGGCTGGGGCTGCGAAGCGGTCATCAACCATCAGATTGATGCCTATGGGCTGAACAATAAAGTGGTCCATAACCAGGGTAACTACGCGGCGATGATGGCCGATACCATCGCCCGTTATAAAGAAGGGAAACCGATTCTTTATTACACCTGGACGCCGTACTGGGTCAGCGACGTGCTGAAACCGGGTAAAGATGTGGTCTGGCTGCAGGTACCGTTCTCCTCCCTGCCGGGAGAACAGAAAGATATCGACACCAAGCTGCCGAACGGCGTCAACTACGGTTTCCCGGTGAACACCATGCATATCGTCGCCAACAAAGCCTGGGCCGAGAAAAACCCGGCGGCGGCGAAGCTGTTTAGCCTGATGAAGCTGCCAATTGCCGATATCAACGCCGAAAACGCGATGATGCATGCCGGCCATGCTTCAGAAGCCGACATCAACGGCCACGTTGATGGTTGGATTAAAGCCCACCAGCAGTTGTTCGATGGCTGGGTGAAAGAAGCGCTGGCGGCGCAGAAGTAA
- the mprA gene encoding transcriptional repressor MprA, whose translation MDSSFTPIEQMLKFRASRHEDFPFQEILLTRLCMHMQGKLLENRNKMLKAQGINETLFMALITLESQENHSIQPSELSCALGSSRTNATRIADELEKRGWIERRESDNDRRCLHLQLTDKGHQFLREVLPPQHNCLHQLWSSLSTAEKDQLEHITRKLLGRLDQMEEDGALAGSLR comes from the coding sequence ATGGATAGTTCGTTTACTCCCATTGAGCAGATGCTCAAATTCCGCGCCAGCCGCCATGAAGATTTCCCTTTCCAGGAGATTCTCCTCACCCGTCTCTGTATGCACATGCAGGGTAAGCTGCTGGAAAACCGTAACAAAATGCTGAAAGCGCAAGGGATTAACGAGACATTATTTATGGCGCTGATAACGCTTGAGTCTCAGGAAAATCACAGCATTCAACCTTCCGAGCTGAGCTGCGCGCTGGGTTCGTCACGCACTAATGCCACCCGCATCGCCGACGAACTGGAAAAACGCGGCTGGATCGAACGTCGTGAAAGCGATAACGATCGTCGCTGCCTGCACCTGCAGCTGACCGACAAGGGTCATCAATTCTTGCGCGAGGTATTACCTCCGCAGCACAACTGTCTACATCAGCTGTGGTCTTCTTTGAGCACCGCGGAAAAAGACCAGCTGGAGCACATCACCCGTAAACTGCTTGGCCGCCTCGACCAAATGGAAGAAGACGGCGCGCTGGCGGGATCCCTGCGCTAA
- the emrA gene encoding multidrug efflux MFS transporter periplasmic adaptor subunit EmrA — translation MSENAASQTPQQSGSKKGKRKGALLLLTLLFVIVAVAYGIYWFLVLRHYEETDDAYVAGNQVQIMAQVSGSVTKVWADNTDFVQQGDPLVTLDQTDAQQAFEKAKTQLAASVRQTRQQMINSKQLQANIDVKKTALAQAQADLNRRIPLGAANLIGREELQHARDTVASAQAELDVAIQQYNANQAIVLGTKLEQQPAVLQAATEVRNAWLALQRTQIVSPISGYVSRRSVQPGAQIGTTTPLMAVVPATNLWVDANFKETQLAHMRIGQPATIVSDIYGDDVKYTGKVVGLDMGTGSAFSLLPAQNATGNWIKVVQRLPVRIEIDAKQLAQHPLRIGLSTLVEVDTSNREGEMLASQVRSSPVYESNAREIGLEPVNKLIDGIIQANAG, via the coding sequence ATGAGCGAAAATGCGGCGAGCCAAACTCCGCAGCAATCAGGCAGCAAGAAAGGGAAACGCAAAGGCGCCCTTCTGCTCCTGACCTTGCTCTTTGTTATTGTGGCCGTAGCCTACGGCATTTATTGGTTTTTAGTCCTGCGTCATTATGAAGAGACCGATGACGCTTATGTGGCAGGGAACCAGGTACAGATCATGGCGCAGGTTTCCGGCAGCGTGACTAAGGTCTGGGCCGACAACACCGACTTTGTGCAACAAGGCGATCCGCTGGTCACCCTTGACCAGACCGACGCCCAGCAGGCGTTTGAAAAAGCCAAAACCCAGCTGGCGGCAAGCGTGCGCCAGACTCGCCAGCAGATGATCAACAGCAAGCAGCTGCAGGCGAATATTGACGTCAAAAAAACCGCCCTCGCCCAGGCGCAGGCAGACCTTAATCGTCGTATCCCGCTGGGTGCCGCGAACCTGATTGGCCGCGAAGAGCTGCAGCACGCACGTGACACCGTCGCCAGCGCGCAGGCCGAACTCGACGTCGCCATTCAACAGTACAACGCCAATCAGGCAATCGTACTGGGCACCAAACTGGAACAGCAGCCGGCGGTGCTGCAGGCGGCGACCGAAGTCCGCAACGCCTGGCTGGCGCTGCAGCGTACGCAAATCGTCAGCCCGATTAGCGGCTACGTTTCTCGCCGCTCGGTGCAGCCTGGCGCGCAGATCGGTACCACTACCCCGCTGATGGCGGTGGTTCCAGCCACCAACCTGTGGGTTGACGCCAACTTTAAAGAGACCCAGCTCGCCCATATGCGTATCGGCCAGCCGGCGACCATCGTCAGCGATATCTACGGCGATGACGTGAAGTACACCGGTAAAGTGGTCGGCCTGGATATGGGTACCGGCAGCGCCTTCTCCCTGCTGCCGGCGCAAAACGCCACCGGTAACTGGATCAAAGTCGTCCAGCGTCTGCCGGTTCGTATCGAGATAGATGCTAAACAGCTGGCGCAACATCCGCTGCGCATCGGCCTGTCGACGCTGGTTGAAGTAGACACCAGCAATCGCGAAGGCGAGATGCTGGCAAGCCAGGTACGAAGCTCGCCGGTCTATGAAAGTAATGCCCGTGAAATCGGCCTTGAGCCGGTAAATAAACTGATCGACGGTATCATCCAGGCCAACGCCGGATAA
- the emrB gene encoding multidrug efflux MFS transporter permease subunit EmrB: MQQQKPLEGAQLVIMTIALSLATFMQVLDSTIANVAIPTIAGNLGSSLSQGTWVITSFGVANAISIPITGWLAKRVGEVKLFVWSTVAFAIASWACGVSNSLTMLIFFRVIQGIVAGPLIPLSQSLLLSNYPPAKRSIALALWSMTVIVAPICGPILGGYISDNYHWGWIFFINVPIGVAVVLMTLQTLRGRETRTEQRRIDGVGLALLIIGIGSLQVMLDRGKELDWFASNEIIILTIVAVVAISFLIVWELTDDNPIVDLSLFKSRNFTIGCLCISLAYMLYFGAIVLLPQLLQEVYGYTATWAGLASAPVGVIPVILSPIIGRFAHKLDMRRLVTFSFIMYAVCFYWRAWTFEPGMDFGASAWPQFIQGFAVACFFMPLTTITLSGLPPERLAAASSLSNFTRTLAGSIGTSITTTMWTNREALHHAQLTESVTPFNPNAQQMYDQLQGMGMTHQQASGWIAQQITNQGLIISANEIFWVSAGIFILLLGLVWFARPPFSAGGGGGGAH, encoded by the coding sequence ATGCAACAGCAAAAACCGCTCGAAGGCGCGCAACTGGTCATCATGACCATTGCGCTGTCGCTGGCGACTTTCATGCAGGTGCTGGACTCCACTATCGCCAACGTGGCTATTCCGACCATTGCCGGTAACCTTGGCTCGTCGCTGAGTCAGGGAACCTGGGTCATCACCTCGTTTGGGGTGGCGAACGCTATCTCCATCCCGATTACCGGCTGGCTGGCGAAGCGCGTCGGCGAAGTGAAACTCTTCGTCTGGTCGACGGTGGCATTCGCTATCGCCTCCTGGGCCTGCGGGGTGTCGAACAGCCTGACGATGCTGATTTTCTTCCGCGTGATTCAGGGGATCGTCGCCGGTCCGCTGATCCCGCTATCGCAGAGTCTGCTGCTCAGCAACTACCCGCCAGCGAAACGCTCAATCGCGCTGGCGCTGTGGTCGATGACGGTCATCGTCGCGCCGATTTGCGGCCCGATTCTCGGCGGCTATATCAGCGATAACTACCACTGGGGCTGGATCTTCTTCATCAACGTGCCGATTGGCGTGGCGGTGGTTCTCATGACGCTGCAGACCCTGCGCGGCCGTGAAACCCGCACCGAGCAGCGGCGTATCGACGGCGTCGGGCTGGCGTTGCTGATTATCGGGATCGGTAGCCTGCAGGTGATGCTCGACCGCGGTAAAGAGCTCGACTGGTTCGCTTCCAACGAGATTATCATCCTGACCATCGTGGCGGTGGTGGCGATAAGTTTCCTTATCGTCTGGGAGCTGACCGACGATAACCCGATAGTCGACCTGTCGCTGTTTAAGTCGCGTAACTTTACCATCGGCTGTTTGTGTATCAGCCTGGCCTATATGCTCTACTTCGGCGCCATTGTATTGCTGCCGCAGCTTCTGCAGGAGGTATACGGCTACACCGCCACCTGGGCCGGTTTGGCTTCGGCGCCGGTCGGAGTGATCCCGGTCATTCTGTCGCCGATTATCGGCCGCTTTGCTCATAAGCTCGATATGCGGCGGCTGGTGACCTTCAGCTTTATTATGTATGCGGTGTGCTTCTACTGGCGCGCGTGGACCTTTGAACCGGGAATGGACTTCGGCGCATCGGCCTGGCCGCAGTTTATCCAGGGTTTTGCGGTGGCCTGTTTCTTCATGCCGCTGACCACCATCACTCTCTCTGGCCTCCCGCCGGAGCGGCTGGCGGCGGCGTCGAGCTTGTCGAACTTTACCCGAACCCTTGCCGGCTCCATCGGTACCTCAATTACCACCACCATGTGGACCAACCGCGAGGCGTTGCACCATGCGCAGCTCACCGAGTCGGTGACGCCGTTCAACCCCAACGCCCAGCAGATGTACGATCAGCTGCAGGGTATGGGAATGACGCATCAGCAGGCTTCCGGCTGGATTGCCCAGCAGATAACCAACCAGGGGTTGATTATCTCCGCCAACGAAATCTTCTGGGTTTCGGCGGGGATCTTTATCCTTCTGCTAGGCCTGGTGTGGTTCGCCAGGCCGCCGTTCAGCGCCGGCGGCGGTGGCGGGGGCGCACACTAA